TTTGACGGTGAGGATCCCAAGGAACATACATTGGCTTGATCTTGGTTCGCAGAAAGTGATCTGGACAACTTGTACCCAATTCTGATAGACGAACAACATCTTCAGAGTTGACGAAGTAGCGCATCATCTCACCATCTTGCACAGTCGCAACAAGTCGCTTATCGCTGGATACCTGGCCACGGAGCCAGGGCAGAATTTCAACAAGTGTGGATCTGCTTGCAGCTTTGTTTAGTTCTGGATAGCGAATTCCACCGAAAGTCATCTCTCCTTTATCATGCTGGGCTAGATGCTCATCAGCTTTTTGGATGATCTCTACCGTCCATTCGTAACACTCCTGGTTACTTTCAGCCCAGTTGATTACACCATGGCCACCAAGCAATATTCCCCTTGCGCTGGGGTGATCTTTACAAATCTTCTGCAACTGCAGTCCTAGATCAAAACCTGGTCGTTGCCATGGCCACCAGATCAAATCATCTCCCCAGATCTTTTTCGTCAGCTCCTTGGAACGCTTGGAAGCTGCAATAGCGATCACAGAGTTTGGATGCATATGATCGACATGCTTGTGTGGGATGAAGGCATGTAAGGGGGTATCAAGCGAAGCAGCCCGAGGATTCAGATTGAAGGTGCAGTGTGGGTACATGCCGACCATCTGATCTTCTATGCTGGTCTTGTAGCCCTTCACTGGTGCAGAGGTGTATTTGGGGATCAGATTGAGCAATTTCTGCTGATACAGAGAAGAGAAATTTTCACGCTTGGAAGTGCGTAGATCTCCTCCTGATCCCTTAACCCAAAGAACCTCGGTTTGCTCATTACTAAGCGGATCAATTTCATGTAATTTTGCAGAGGTGTTCCCTCCACCAGTGTTAGTTATCCGTTGGTCGGACCCTAGCAAATTAGAGTGGTAGATCAGTTTGCCAACTGGATCAAGTGTATTTGCGTAGTTAGTGTCCCAGGTCGGATAAGGTCAATTCAAGGGTGTAGGGTATTTCATGGTAATTTCAGGTAACGTTGATAGGCCTTTTCCCAGATCGATTGATCCTGGGGAAGATATTCTTCAATTTCAAAAGAGTTTCGGACAGTTTGGCGTATTTCTGAGAGTGAACTCAAATGTCCGAGGGCAAGACTTTGAATCAGAACATTCCCAATTGCAGTTGCTTCGGACGGGCCACTGAGGACCCTACGTCCAGTGGCATTGGCTGCTAGCTGATTCAGGAGTTTGTTCTTGGATCCGCCACCAACAATGTGGAGCGTTCGCAGGCTTTTCCCCGTTGTTTCCTCAAGTTCATCAAGTACCTTTCGATATGAGAGCGAAAGACTTTCCAGTGAACTCCGAACAAAGGCTCCATGATTTTCAGGAACGGGTTGTTTCGATTCAATACAGTAGGCTGCTATTTTTTCAGGCATTTCACCGATTGTAGCAAACCGAGGATCGTTGGGATTAATTAGAGATCGTAGAGAGGATGCCACCGATGCCATTTCGGTGAGAGTAGAATAATCGTAAGAACACCCCTCTCTTGCCCACTTGCGACGACACTCCTGTATAACCCATAAACCACTGATATTTTTAAGTAAACGAATACTATGGTTTAATCCTACCTCGTTTGTGAAGTTGTACTGGCGGCTCTTGGAAGTGATCACAGGTGCCGCCAATTCAATTCCTAACAGGGACCATGTCCCAGAGCTAAGATAGGCCCAGTCTTTTTGTTCACTTTGTGCGGGAGTACCGACTACGGCTGCTCCTGTGTCATGTGAGCAACTTGCAATCACTTTGGTGTTGCTTGCTAGGCCTGTACTCTCTGCAACTTGTTCATTAATTTGCCCGAGTATCGATCCACAGGGTACAATTTCTGGGAAAAGATCATAGGGCAATCCAAGGGCATCAATCAGCGGCTTAGACCATTCATGCTTGCGGGGATTATAAAGCTGAGTTGTACTAACCATGGAAGCATCTCCCACTGCGACTCCAGAGAACATGTAGTTGAACCAATCACCCATTGGGATCAGTTTATTAGCAAAGGTCAGCAACTCAGGGCACTCTTCTTGGGCAGCAGCGAGCTGATAGATTGTATTGATTGGCATGAACTGAATGCCAGTTTCCTCAAAAATAAAATCTTCACCGAGTTGCTTACAAACCTTCTTGTATGAGACCAGATTGCGTGGGTCCCGATAGTGCCGTGGGGGAGTAAGAATGGGTTCTTGATCACGAATAAGAACAAAATCGAGTCCCCATGAATCAGCACTCAAACTGGCAATTGGCAAGTTGAGCTGAGCTGCCTTGCGTACACCAATACGGAGTTCTTCAAAGATTTGTAGGACATCCCAACGGAGAGACTCTCCAACAGAGATGCTACCTGTTGGAAAACGATGAATTTCCTCTAGCTGAAGTTGTCGTTGATGGAGAATTCCAACCATTACACGAGCGCTTTCGGCACCACAATCCAGCGCAATATAAGCTTGTTTTTGAACCATTTGGGAAATGTAGGGAAGCCTCTAAAACTTATCTGATCCCAGTGAAAGTGTTGGTGGGGCTTACAAATAAGATTTATGAGTAGGTTTTGTAAACTCGTTTTGCATTTTCAGAGAAGAGTTTTTTTTGATCATTTGGACTAAGTGATTTGACTAAACCTCTTAATGCACCAAATAGCCTTTCTGCTGGCCAACCATCATTTAATTCAACAGGAAAATTTGAGGCAAAAAAACAGCGATCAACCCCGAAGATATCAATAATTTTTAAAACCGTATCCTCCACAAGGGGGTTGTTCTGCCAATCTTTATCAATGTAGGACAGCATGGAAAGCTTTACAGAGTTTTGAGGCAGATCAGCTAGAGCTTTAATTCCCTCCCAGTAAATTTTTCCAGTGGTTAAGTCTTGTAAGATTGGACTTCCGAGATGTCCAAGGACTAATGGGATTTCAGGATTTCTTTCAGATAATCTTGCTGCTTGCTTAAATTGATGAGGGTTGATTTGCAAATCAAAGATGAGTTCAAAATCTTTAAGTTTTTCGAATCCAGCACACCATGCTGGATTATCAAGCAAATTCCCCAAGCGTTCATTTCTTGGCCAAGAAGGCTGATGGTTCAAGATTTGTCGAATCCCTACTACTATTGGATTTTGAGCAATTTTGGCGAGATGTTTTGAACAATTTGGGTCTTCGAGGGCCAAGGTTGCGACAATATAATAATCTTTTGTTGACCGACTAATTTGCTCGGAGACCCACTTGGTCTCCGCTAAGCAGTACTTAGCATAGTCATCACCACTAAGATCAATATGGCAAACACTGACTGCCTCGACAAAGACTCCTCCGGTTAAATGAACACCATAGGTCTTTAAGTCTTTCTCAAAATCCTGAATTCCATAAATTTCCTGGCCATGTGGAGCAAACAGAACATTGCAGTCGTGTCCACTGGCAGTTTTCAATGAAATATCCCAAATGTGAAAATGAGGATCCCAAAATTCCATGTTTCGTGTTTCAAAACGATTAACAGACAGTTTTTGAAGACTAGTTAACCTTGTGATTTATCAGATTGAAGGTCAGTCCATATGCCACTGTAGTGGCAGCAAGAATGGGAAGTTTTTCTGAGAATCTATTTCGATCTTCATAATTGGAGTCATATGCTCACCCCAGTGTCTATTCACATCACTAGCGTTGATCGCTGCAATTGTTTGCTCCAAGTTTTCCGTTTCAAAATAGCCAAAAAGTGTCAGGCCATGCCGAAAAATGGAGTAGTTTCGAACTCCTGCCTTTCGAAGCATGTCAACCATTTCTGGCCATATTTCATCATGACGCTTTTTGTATTCATCCTCATAGCCAGGACGTACTTCTAAAACCCATGCAAATTGTTGATTCATACAACTTCCCGTTGAAGCTCAGTTGTTGGTGGTGAAGACTGCCTTCTAAACTCCTGAATCCGATAAATCGAATCGGGATTCGGAGGGCGTGGAAACGGCATGATGATATGTTCAGGCTCGCTCCTAGGGTGCAGAGTACCTTTCCCTAGTACAATCTTTTCTTCAAATTCTTGAAAGTCTCCGTAAACTGCAAAATCAACCAGAGGCCAGGCATCTGCAGAAGCGTATTCAAAAAGGAGCAGTCGACGTGGACGATTTGAGAAATTTGGACTAGAGCCATGTAGGGCTTTGACATGATGGAAACTTGCTGAACCAGCCGAACCTGTCAACTTTACTGCTGTGGAAAGATCAATGTTCTCAGAATCAGGATTAACTGATCCACTGAACACCCCTTGGAAGTGATGGTTCAGAGTTTTGCCCCGATGGCTGCCCGGAACAATCATCAGCGGAGCGTTATTTTCATCAATATCATCAATCATAATGCCTACTGCTAGTAGATCGGCATTGGTGTGCGGATAAAAAGCCCAGTCTTGATGCCAGTCAACAGCTGCACCTCCATGAGCCTCTTTTATGTTGAGCTTGCTGTTCCTGAAGCGGATGTTTTCACCAATTAATTTGCTCAGGATCTCAAGTATTTTAGGCTTTCTGACAGCTTCTGCAAAAATAGGATGTTGTTCGTGAGGCACCTTGATTCTCTGGACCCTCGGTTTCTGGCTAGAGTGATTGTGTTCCAGGTCAAATTTTTCATCGGAAGTTATGTGACTCCTTGATTGTTCAATCAATTCATCTGTGGCAAGTTGAAGATCATGAACTTCTTCTTTGTTAAACAGGCCTTCAATACAGGTAAAGCCCACTTGCTGATACTCCTCGATCATATTCATGATTTGCTCAATTACAGATTATTGCTTCTTTTGATTTGGCGGATTTGTAGAGGGCTTCGAGAACCTGAACAGTTTTGAGACCCACCTCATGGTTTCCACAATTTCTCCGACTTTTCCCTCTACAGATGTCGATGAATCGATTCATCGACTCTTGCGTAGAATAAGAACCAAATCCGCCATTCTTTTCAATCTGAACGAGGATGTCTTTTTTATCGAAACGTCTGATTTGCAAACGTTCCCGCTCTGGTTCTACATCTAAAAGCATCATTCCTTCGCTGCCATAGATTTTTAGATCTAGTTGAGGCGGACAGTGCTTTGGTAGTCCTGCTGCACCTGATAAAACAGCAGAGGCACCGTTGCCAAAACTAATAATAGCTGAGTCGTAATAATCTGCACCTGTCTTAGAATTTACTGTGCGAGCAAATACACTTGCTGGTTCCAAAGATGTCACAAAAAAAAGGGCTGCAAGAGCATGGGATAGTTGGCCCCATCCATAGCCTCCAGCACGATTTGGATCTGCCCATGTGGATGAATGAGGTCGGTACATGTGCTTTTCTGTTTCAGCCATGGGCTCACCACCAAAAAGATCCATTAAGGCAGAAGACATATGTAAGGCAACGTGCTGGATTTTACCAATACTTCCCATTGCAACTTGGTCGGCAGCAGACTCCATGTATTGGGTATGATTCAGCCCGTAAGGTGTCATCAAAGTTTTTCCTGTTTTCCGAGCAATTGAACAAAGTGCTTCTGCATCTTCTGTCGAGGTTGCCATTGGTTTTTCTACCAAAACATGACAACCCTTTTCTAAGGCATACTTGGCATGCTCTGCATGGAAAACATGCGGTGAAGCTACGATTACACCATCTGGGTTGAGTGCATATAGTTCCGTATGATCTTCACTGACGAATGGAATCTCAAAATGTTTTTGGATTTGTT
The window above is part of the SAR324 cluster bacterium genome. Proteins encoded here:
- a CDS encoding rhamnulokinase → MVQKQAYIALDCGAESARVMVGILHQRQLQLEEIHRFPTGSISVGESLRWDVLQIFEELRIGVRKAAQLNLPIASLSADSWGLDFVLIRDQEPILTPPRHYRDPRNLVSYKKVCKQLGEDFIFEETGIQFMPINTIYQLAAAQEECPELLTFANKLIPMGDWFNYMFSGVAVGDASMVSTTQLYNPRKHEWSKPLIDALGLPYDLFPEIVPCGSILGQINEQVAESTGLASNTKVIASCSHDTGAAVVGTPAQSEQKDWAYLSSGTWSLLGIELAAPVITSKSRQYNFTNEVGLNHSIRLLKNISGLWVIQECRRKWAREGCSYDYSTLTEMASVASSLRSLINPNDPRFATIGEMPEKIAAYCIESKQPVPENHGAFVRSSLESLSLSYRKVLDELEETTGKSLRTLHIVGGGSKNKLLNQLAANATGRRVLSGPSEATAIGNVLIQSLALGHLSSLSEIRQTVRNSFEIEEYLPQDQSIWEKAYQRYLKLP
- a CDS encoding amidohydrolase family protein, with amino-acid sequence MEFWDPHFHIWDISLKTASGHDCNVLFAPHGQEIYGIQDFEKDLKTYGVHLTGGVFVEAVSVCHIDLSGDDYAKYCLAETKWVSEQISRSTKDYYIVATLALEDPNCSKHLAKIAQNPIVVGIRQILNHQPSWPRNERLGNLLDNPAWCAGFEKLKDFELIFDLQINPHQFKQAARLSERNPEIPLVLGHLGSPILQDLTTGKIYWEGIKALADLPQNSVKLSMLSYIDKDWQNNPLVEDTVLKIIDIFGVDRCFFASNFPVELNDGWPAERLFGALRGLVKSLSPNDQKKLFSENAKRVYKTYS
- a CDS encoding L-rhamnose mutarotase, which gives rise to MNQQFAWVLEVRPGYEDEYKKRHDEIWPEMVDMLRKAGVRNYSIFRHGLTLFGYFETENLEQTIAAINASDVNRHWGEHMTPIMKIEIDSQKNFPFLLPLQWHMD
- a CDS encoding phytanoyl-CoA dioxygenase family protein, encoding MNMIEEYQQVGFTCIEGLFNKEEVHDLQLATDELIEQSRSHITSDEKFDLEHNHSSQKPRVQRIKVPHEQHPIFAEAVRKPKILEILSKLIGENIRFRNSKLNIKEAHGGAAVDWHQDWAFYPHTNADLLAVGIMIDDIDENNAPLMIVPGSHRGKTLNHHFQGVFSGSVNPDSENIDLSTAVKLTGSAGSASFHHVKALHGSSPNFSNRPRRLLLFEYASADAWPLVDFAVYGDFQEFEEKIVLGKGTLHPRSEPEHIIMPFPRPPNPDSIYRIQEFRRQSSPPTTELQREVV
- a CDS encoding Gfo/Idh/MocA family oxidoreductase, with the protein product MSKKSKIIVVGVGWWACEFHLPHILANSNAELVGVSRIGSAELQQIQKHFEIPFVSEDHTELYALNPDGVIVASPHVFHAEHAKYALEKGCHVLVEKPMATSTEDAEALCSIARKTGKTLMTPYGLNHTQYMESAADQVAMGSIGKIQHVALHMSSALMDLFGGEPMAETEKHMYRPHSSTWADPNRAGGYGWGQLSHALAALFFVTSLEPASVFARTVNSKTGADYYDSAIISFGNGASAVLSGAAGLPKHCPPQLDLKIYGSEGMMLLDVEPERERLQIRRFDKKDILVQIEKNGGFGSYSTQESMNRFIDICRGKSRRNCGNHEVGLKTVQVLEALYKSAKSKEAIICN